The nucleotide sequence TAGTTCTAAATCTGATGAgaatctcttttattttattttttttggttctcGACacgtattttaaaacattttgttATTATTGTTTAGTTTATATTAGATGtcaattctatatatatatatatatatatatatatatatatatatgcgctAAAACGATTGGGGGATGAAACCGAATGATTGTGAGGAAACGTGAAGCCCAAATTCACGCGTGTACTCTACAATGAATTGACttttgctcctcctcctcctcctcctcctccattcTAGCTCCCTGTTTCGATTCCGACCATGTCGCCGGCTTCTGAGTCCTACGACCATGTCGTCTTGATTCCCTACCCAAACCAAAGCCACATCAACGCCATGCTTCAGTTCGCCAAGCGCCTCGCCGCCCACGGCCTCGCCGCCACCCTCACTCCAACCCGCTTCCTTCTCGCCACCACCAGGATACCCTCCCCAGGCCCCGTCCGCCTCGCCCCCATCTCCGACGGCCACGACGCAGGCGGCTCCGCCGAGGCCGCCTCCGTCCACGCGTACCTTGATTCCTTCGAGCGCGCCGGCTCACGCAGCCTCGACGATCTGCTACTCGAAGCCGCCGGCCCCAGCCCCGTCCGACTCCTCATCTTCGACTCCTTCCTGCCGTGGGCCGGCGACGTCGGAAGAAGGCACGGAATCCCCACCGCCGCCTTCTTTACGCAGTGCGCCGCCGTGAACCTGGTGTACTTCCACGTGAGGGCGGGGATGGTGGAGGTACCGGTGCGGGAGGCGGTAGAACTTCCGGCGCTGCCTCGTCTGGAGCTGAGAGACCTGCCTTCGTTCCTGCCGGAGGGGATCAGCATCTTCCCGGAGTTCTTGGACCTGGTCCTGAACCAGTTCAGAGACTTAGAGAAGGTGGACGAGGTGCTCGTCAACACCGTCTATGAATGGGAGCCTCAGGTGACTTgatcacaaattaattaattaattaatttcttaataatCTCAGCCTCTCCACCTTAATGTTCTGCTTCCCCACAAGGGCAGTGAGACAGTCTGGAAATTTCATTACTTTTAAAAggctttatttttaaaataacaacagcAGTCAGCAACAGTAAGATAATTAAATAATACGATAAAGCGAAATCTTCTATAATAAGACAATATTTATACTATTTAGGGAAATGAAATTCTTCTAAAAGGTAAAATTCCTTTAGACCACTGCGTGAGCGTTCCCTTCGGAATGCAATTTTAGTATTAAAGAGAATAATGttataaaaaaaactcaaatgAAAGATTTTATTCTGGGTGCTGTCCATTGGGTTTCCATTTATGTGCGTATAAGCCGAATGGATAAGACGGCTGACATTGTGCTCTGTTCCGATTATGACAAGAGGCCGGCCCTTGTCCGTAATCGATGCGCATCAAACGCTGACTTCTTGTCGTCTAGCGCTGCGCATGATGTTTATCCCTTCCCTGCCCTGCCTTTTCAGCCTTCAAAAATGCTTTAACAAATTACCCTGCGATCTTCCTCCTCGCATCGCTGCAACAAATTACCCTGATTTGTCTTTGTTGTTGATTTGTGCTGAAATGTGATTGTGGAATGTTTGTGAGCAGCAAATAGATTGGTTGAGGAGTGCTTATCCAGTCAAGACCGTAGGTCCGACGATACCGTACGCGTACCTGGACAACCGAATCCCCTCCGGCGCAAACAACGGCTTTCACCACCTCTCGGCGGAAGGGTCCCCGTGCGTGGCCTGGCTCGACGTCCGCCCGGCCGCCTCCGTCGTCTACGTGTCCTTCGGCAGCACCGCCGCGCCGAGCCCCCAGCAGATGCTCGAGGTCGCCTTCGGCCTCGCCGATGCCGGTAAGCACTTTCTGTGGGCAGTCCGGTCGTCCGAAGCCGACATGATTCCGCCGGGGTTCGCGGAGGAGCACGGCGGATCCGGCAGGGGTCTGGTTGTCGACTGGAGCCCGCAGCTGGAGGTGCTGGCGCACGATGCGGTGGGGTGCTTCGTGACGCACTGCGGCTGGAACTCGACGTTGGAAGGGATGAGCCTCGGCGTGCCGATGGTGGCGGTGCCGCAGTGGACCGACCAGCCGACGGTGGCCAAGTACGTGGAGGACGTGTGGGGGGTCGGGGTGAGGGCGAAGCGGGATGAGGAGGCCCGGTtggtgaggagggaggaggtCGTGAGGTGCGTGAGGGAGGTGATGGAGGGAAGCCGGAGCGACGAGATCAGGCGGAACGCTGCCAAGTGGAGGGAGGCGGCCAAGGCAGCCGTCGGCGATGGGAACGGAAGCTCCGGTAAGAGCACTGTCGAACTCATCAATAAGTATTGCTCCAAAGCAGAGTAAGATTTTCATCTACGTCCATGAAGTTGTCGATTAAAGTGTTGTAATTCAATTGCTCTAGGATTTGAATATCACAATTCTTGTAagttttggtgttatttgatcaGCTTTAAAGAGAGTGCGGGTTTATTTATGCCATTTGGGGGAATATAGTGAATACAGTTGAATGATGGACTCTGTATAGATTTATTGTTGATACGGTGTACAGTGGGTGGCCAGGTGATCGGGCGGTTAAAAGTGGAGGAGATGACACTAAAGTTAGGAAGTACATGTTCGAACTATTTTCTCTGAACTTGGCTCCCTCCGGCGgaaaaattcctgaaatttaCTAATTATTTAAAATGTGGagcacatttatttatttatttattttaaagaaGTTATCTTTATGCGCGTTTCGGAATTGCAAAATGTGAAACTGGTAAATGCGAAACTTATTTACAAATGCAAAACTAGATGAAAATGTCAAACGTTCTAGACATGACAAAAAAGCAAAGATTTTTTTTACCGCTTTCGCATTTCTTAAATGCGAAAGCTGTAGTTTCACCTTTAAGAAATgtgaattttattaattttattatttatataattgtCATAAATACTGAGAGACAATATTTGGCATTTATATTGTggtaattataaaatatgaaatCACcttggataaaaaaaataaaataaaaaataaggaaTTTCTAAACAAACGTAGAAGCTGTTCttgaatattttctaaaaaatcccACATATGAATACTCTATCCTAACCATGGATCCATGAAACAATCACGCCCGGTAATTATGGTAGATTCTACTGGTTCAGTTCTAATATTATTTCACGAAACGGTCATGAtgcatatatattaaaaaaataataataatcattatataattattatacaataataacatagaaaaatatatttaaaattttgaattaatgatttttttataatttatatttacagtattggtaatttaaaaattatgaaaataatctatattaaatatttaataataagtATTTAAGCATATGCCTAAAATACTAAACAACATtataaaaagaataaataataaattatatatataggaTGGTAataattaaaactatttaaaatttaatttaattaaaatttattttagaaaataataataatataattaatatttaataataaaataattttatatgattatatagatttttttaaagattttaaatgaatttttattatattatattttaaaataattatatttttagaaaatgaattttatttattaaaatctaaGTTCTAAGTTCTCTAACCTCTCATGCACACACCTAATAAACCCTAAACCGTCGTCACCGTCGCCTTCTTCTCACGATCTCGTGCTCGCCCGCCCCATGAGCAGTCTAATCAGGCCACGCAAGAGCACCTAAATCCTAAACCGTCatcgccgcctcctcctccttcttcttcttcttcttcttctcgtggTGCCCACCCACCCCATGAGCTGTTTGATCAAGCCACACCAGAGAGCGCCTAAACCCTAAATCGTCGCtgctgccttcttcttcttctcgcgaTCTCGTGGTCGTCCACCCCATGAGCTATCCAATCAGGCCACGCCGGAGCACCTCATTGCGAAGGATTAGAAGGCAAGTTTGACTCATTGCGAAGGATTAGAAAGCAAGGTCTAACTGTGAATATAAAAACTCGATTCTCGTCAAATTCACCGGCATTGAATTGTACTCTAGCTTAATGACAGTGAGTTTTATGGCTTAAAaaatcttccctttttttttaaataatagttCATAACATAATATATTGATGTATTGACTATACCATGCAATTAGGGTTGTTTGGCTTATTAGTATGGCTTTAGAACGTCCAATTCCTATGAGCTTGTTTTTGGGAGCTAAGATTGAATATGAGAATGATTCAATTAAGCATGACCATTCTATCTCCAACGCTACCATAGTGATTAAACATAAATTGAGTTACGACGAGTTGATAGATGAGATTTGTCAACAAGTTGGTGTGGATAGAAAACATTTTAAGCTGAATATCATCTTAGATTATGAACAAAATGGGAAATCCATATTGGAATCCCAagattatttttggtgtgatcaaccaagttaggttatatcctgttatattttgatccttgtgtctaagtgtgcaggagcttaggagcacagaaagttgagcggaagacgcagctagcaagaatgatggcatgggagagagttgatggactcggtgcatccgagggatgagatgctgcagaagagtacactggtgaatgagaaggacgtgtgtggcgatccgagggacgagaagccgaggaggaagactgctcgaggagaaggccaaaattagattcgggtgagccttatttcggttagctgaaatcacccaagtggaagagcgagaggaagagaaaaataagATGAAGCCTTctgctggaaggtgccttcactgtgcatggaaggcgccttccttaTGCATGGAAggagaaggcgccttccatggttatggaaggcgcctttaaccagGTTGGTTCGAGCCGttgcagtggataaaactttatccaccagcacctcgctggaggcgccttccaaccctatggaaggtgccatCAGCCTGCGGATAAATTTTTCCATGGGCTATAAAaaaacccctggacctaggaaagatgtaacaacttgagtattcatttcctagcagtaGTATGAGCTGTTaacaagtgtaagaggcttctccaccttcaccgaaggagattcttagtgagctttcatctgtcttggattaacaaccaccccggttgtaaccaagtaaattctgagtctctttcttttagttttgtattgtttatttttatgttattgcTGCTAATCTAAGTTGAAGGATGAGAAAAGTGTTCTattttagtgtttcaggcaactcaaccctctccagctgGCCTACCCGGACCAACAATCCATATCCACTCTTATTACGAATGATAAGTCATTATGAATTATATTCTATTTACAGTTACAATTTTTTAGGCTGACATCTATGTTGAGATGGAAGAAATTCCATGAAGTTCGATCCAACAAGAAGCATTATTGCCAACTGAACACATGAGCATGATTGCGCTTCTTAATAACTTTATGGGATCAATGTCTCATGTTGGATCTTTTAATGGATATGTTGAACTGAATTCAGATAGTGTAGGTGAAGACACCAATATGAGTCCTCCATTACGATCTCAAGATTTTGTTGAGCTTCCTCATGTAGAATATCTAATGTATGATACCATGATTCCTTTTCCATTGCCACTGGAGGTGCAGTTAGATGATGAGGCATGGAGCAGTGAATATTTTCATTCTCAATATTCTTCTGAAGATGGTGGGGACATTTTCAGCATTCTTATGGATGCTGACTCTCCTGATAATAGTGATTGTGATACTCATCTTAATCGTGGTGAGATTCCATCATATAATGAAAGGGTGATGCACGTCATGAATGTTATAGGGGAGGAAAATAGTGATGACAACGTAGATCGAGAAGATAATGTTCATATTGATATTTGGAGtgaatcagaaaaatcaaattcaGCTAGGAATGCTATTTGACAGCAAGTCTCAACTGTAGAAAGTCGTGACATTATGGTCTATCAGTCAAAATCGGGAGTTTAAGGTAGTTGAAAGTagaatctgttagttagagccctagagccaatcatttgatgattgtatggactcatgtatatcatattcttgtatattaataaaggtatttgtttggttattatacttatttgtattagtgccaaatagactaagtataatagcgtccttgagtagaaggttcatacctatatcaatcgattagttgaatcgatagtgagatgatatagggaacactactctaaatcattcctagtcgagtattaacattcaaggataatgttaatacaataagactagcatgtaggtcagctcgatgacttgatctcacaagtcatggatatagagatatcaagctgacacatgggtatgcattagagaatgtatactgaatgacccgccatgagaaagtatcatggatcgttatatgagtgtcatatactttctcatgtggctattagtatgactattagtccttagacctgaagtcaccatggatccctacataaggagttatgtactttagttttgtcaaacgtcacccgtaactgggtggactataaaggcgattactgggtatgtaacgaattatgcagagggatgtgagtgatgtagatgggatctatccctcctatatgacgggagagacatcgatattcttgatagagtgagaccacgaagtgtatggccatacccaaatgagtcaatatgagatattgagctcatttgattgagtgagtctactcggagttcaagatttagattggtcagaggatgacacggtctatgcctcacattgatcaatctagatgtctaggatagaaggacacttgtcacatattgtgaggagtcacaattagtagtcacaaggtgatgttggatctcaacatttcttgtaacttgggtagcaatgatgtattgctagatgccgctcattgcttatgtttttaaaggagtttataacattaccaacgttacaagaacctattgggtcacacacaaagaacatgtgcatggagattaagttcatatgatgaacaaataggattaga is from Zingiber officinale cultivar Zhangliang chromosome 7B, Zo_v1.1, whole genome shotgun sequence and encodes:
- the LOC122005711 gene encoding crocetin glucosyltransferase 2-like translates to MSPASESYDHVVLIPYPNQSHINAMLQFAKRLAAHGLAATLTPTRFLLATTRIPSPGPVRLAPISDGHDAGGSAEAASVHAYLDSFERAGSRSLDDLLLEAAGPSPVRLLIFDSFLPWAGDVGRRHGIPTAAFFTQCAAVNLVYFHVRAGMVEVPVREAVELPALPRLELRDLPSFLPEGISIFPEFLDLVLNQFRDLEKVDEVLVNTVYEWEPQQIDWLRSAYPVKTVGPTIPYAYLDNRIPSGANNGFHHLSAEGSPCVAWLDVRPAASVVYVSFGSTAAPSPQQMLEVAFGLADAGKHFLWAVRSSEADMIPPGFAEEHGGSGRGLVVDWSPQLEVLAHDAVGCFVTHCGWNSTLEGMSLGVPMVAVPQWTDQPTVAKYVEDVWGVGVRAKRDEEARLVRREEVVRCVREVMEGSRSDEIRRNAAKWREAAKAAVGDGNGSSGKSTVELINKYCSKAE